In the genome of Chrysemys picta bellii isolate R12L10 chromosome 17, ASM1138683v2, whole genome shotgun sequence, one region contains:
- the LOC135976235 gene encoding leucine-rich repeat neuronal protein 1-like, which yields MSAARSVGQIARLSGELRRLPSQTELDLSQNRLPACPPPAWPHLSPAGLPRLPPAGLASLAPAGLPRLLTLYLEENRPEELPAGCLRGLAALEELYLNHNRLVSIASSAFTGLARLLRLHLNANRLRAVDPGWFPPLPLPRLEILMLGENPIARLEAGGFRPLGWLQSLGLAGLGLRDLPAEAFQGLAELESLSLFRNRLARVPAPALRRLPQLRFRDLNENPIGELREGLQGSGSRGCPPAFPPRGWPERLEVAPGGSVTLSCPASAEPPPEISWLGPAGERLAGSGQAGGAVELVGVGPAHAGQYTCVARNEAGSA from the exons ATGAGCGCCGCCCGGTCGGTGGGGCAG ATCGCCCGGCTCTCCGGCGAGCTCCGGCGCCTGCCCAGCCAGACCGAGCTGGACCTGTCCCAGAACCgcctgccagcctgccccccgccGGCCTGGCCCCACCTGTCCCCCGCCGGCCTGCCCCGCCTGCCCCCCGCCGGCCTggccagcctggcccccgccggCCTGCCCCGCCTCCTCACCCTCTACCTGGAGGAGAACCGGCCGGAGGAGCTGCCCGCGGGCTGCCTGCGGGGGCTGGCGGCGTTGGAGGAGTTGTACCTGAATCACAACCGCCTGGTCTCCATCGCCTCCTCGGCCTTCACCGGCCTGGCCCGGCTGCTGCGGCTGCACCTCAACGCCAACCGGCTGCGGGCTGTGGACCCCGGCTggttcccgcccctgcccctgccccgcctggaGATCCTCATGCTCGGCGAGAACCCCATCGCCCGGCTGGAGGCGGGCGGCTTCCGGCCCCTGGGGTGGCTGCAGAGCTTGGGGCTGGCCGGCCTGGGGCTGCGGGACCTACCGGCCGAGGCCTTCCAGGGGCTGGCGGAGCTGGAGAGCCTCTCGCTCTTCCGCAACCGGCTGGCCCGGGTGCCGGCGCCCGCCCTGCGCCGCCTGCCCCAGCTCAGGTTCCGGGACCTGAACGAGAACCCCATTGGGGAGCtgcgggaggggctgcagggcagcggGAGCCGGGGCTGCCCCCCGGCGTTCCCCCCCCGGGGCTGGCCCGAGAGGCTGGAGGTGGCGCCCGGCGGCTCCGTCACCCTGAGCTGCCCGGCCAGCGCCGAGCCGCCCCCGGAGATCTCCTGGCtggggccggccggggagagGCTGGCTGGCTCGGGACAGGCCGGGGGGGCCGTGGAGCTGGTCGGGGTGGGACCGGCCCATGCTGGGCAGTACACCTGCGTGGCGCGGAACGAGGCGGGCTCGGCCTGA
- the LOC101949994 gene encoding ETS domain-containing protein Elk-1: MESPGPAAALTVMDPSVTLWQFLLQLLEQQTNGHLIAWTSGDGEFKLVDAEEVARLWGLRKNKTNMNYDKLSRALRYYYDKNIIRKVNGQKFVYKFVSYPEPAGAEGAREEGMLRRVEPALTESRLGEGSSGPPKSLRGGSVPRSSRNEYMRSGLYSTFTIQSLQAAPPGRAPRQDPPALCSEPLDPSDLAPGKMEEIPQLEISIEEADESEPLQVFVAPEPLDAERPPPEATPPRDPGLRPVVVKVEAERETEGSPLLVLIDAGVKQEAPPAEEAPRGTEAELLAGEGPQEEKGEGVSGGAPSEGHGPKGRKPKDLALPSLPGQEKISAAGGSLLAPGGGAGSGLTPTTVISTHALTPVLLTPSSLPPTIHFWSTLSPIAPHSPAKLSFQFPSNSGGQIHIPSLSVDGLSTPVVLSPGPQKP; the protein is encoded by the exons ATGGAGTCTCCGGGCCCCGCGGCCGCGCTGACGG tcATGGACCCCTCGGTGACGCTCTGGCAgttcctgctgcagctgctggagcaGCAGACCAACGGGCACCTGATCGCCTGGACGTCGGGCGACGGCGAGTTCAAGCTGGTGGACGCCGAGGAGGTGGCCCGGCTCTGGGGGCTGCGCAAGAACAAAACCAACATGAACTACGACAAGCTCAGCCGTGCCCTGCGCTACTACTACGACAAG AACATCATCCGGAAGGTCAACGGGCAGAAGTTCGTCTATAAATTCGTCTCGTACCCGGAGCCAGCCGGCGCGGAGGGGGCCCGGGAGGAAGGGATGCTCCGGCgggtggagccggccctgaccgagtcccggctgggggaggggagctccggGCCCCCCAAGTCCCTGCGTGGGGGGAGCGTCCCCCGGAGTAGCCGTAATGAGTACATGCGCTCGGGTCTGTACTCCACTTTCACCATCCAGTCGCTGCAGGCGGCCCCCCCAGGGCGAGCGCCCCGCCAggaccccccagccctctgcagcgAGCCCCTGGACCCCTCCGACCTGGCCCCCGGGAAGATGGAGGAGATTCCCCAGCTGGAGATCAGCATTGAAGAAGCAGACGAGAGCGAACCACTGCAG GTCTTTGTGGCGCCGGAGCCCCTGGATGCAGAGCGCCCCCCCCCAGAGGCGACGCCTCCGCGGGACCCCGGGCTGCGGCCGGTGGTGGTGAAAGTGGAGGCGGAGCGGGAGACGGAGGGGTCCCCGCTCCTGGTTCTGATCGACGCGGGGGTGAAGCAGGAAGCGCCTCCTGCCGAAGAGGCCCCCAGGGGGACGGAGGCGGAGCtcctggcgggggaggggcctcaggaggagaagggggagggggtgtctgggggcgCCCCCAGCGAGGGGCACGGCCCGAAGGGGCGGAAGCCCAAGGACCTGGCGCTTCCCTCCCTGCCCGGGCAGGAGAAGATCAGCGCAGCCGGTGGCTCCCTGCTGGCGCCCGGCGGGGGAGCGGGCAGCGGGCTGACGCCAACCACCGTGATCTCCACACACGCACTA ACCCCCGTCCTgctgacccccagctccctgccacccaCCATCCACTTCTGGAGCACCCTGAGCCCcatcgccccacacagccccGCCAAGCTCTCCTTCCAG tTTCCTTCTAACTCTGGTGGGCAAATTCACATCCCCTCGCTGAGCGTGGACGGACTCTCCACTCCGGTCGTGCTGTCCCCGGGGCCCCAGAAGCCGTGA